A window of Carassius carassius chromosome 44, fCarCar2.1, whole genome shotgun sequence contains these coding sequences:
- the gemin6 gene encoding gem-associated protein 6, with amino-acid sequence MLQWIHRGPQHWHEFINHEVCVTNRDQQRFEGRVFTVDPVSASVVLVSVQENECPSVRVILGHAVTDVQILRRGTEETERQMKSVFLPNRAQSLSAEELKSWRESVRLWLENNRVPVTEDGEVLCVANALTISAPYRPGDCSSANEIILSRIQSLVEKLHSPEEKIPGHPSHC; translated from the exons ATGCTGCAGTGGATCCACAGGGGTCCTCAGCACTGGCACGAGTTCATCAATCATGAGGTTTGTGTCACGAATCGGGATCAGCAGCGCTTTGAGGGACGCGTGTTCACCGTGGACCCCGTCTCCGCCAG TGTGGTGCTGGTGAGCGTCCAGGAGAACGAGTGTCCGTCGGTGAGGGTGATTCTGGGTCACGCGGTGACTGATGTCCAGATCCTCAGGAGAGGAACAGAGGAAACGGAGCGTCAGATGAAGAGCGTCTTCCTGCCGAACCGAGCACAGAGTCTCAGCGCGGAGGAGCTGAAGTCTTGGCGGGAGAGTGTGCGTCTGTGGCTGGAGAACAACCGAGTCCCGGTGACTGAAGATGGAGAGGTTCTGTGTGTGGCGAACGCTCTGACCATCAGCGCCCCCTACAGGCCTGGAGACTGCAGCAGCGCCAACGAGATCATCCTGTCTCGCATCCAGAGTCTAGTGGAGAAGCTTCATTCACCTGAGGAGAAGATCCCAGGACATCCGTCACACTGTTAA